From the genome of Desulfovibrio gilichinskyi, one region includes:
- the hslV gene encoding ATP-dependent protease subunit HslV: MELRGTTILAVRDDKGSAMAGDGQVTLGQAVVMKHSAVKVRTLFHEKVLAGFAGATADAFTLFERFEEKLEAHGGNLVRSAVELATDWRKDKYLRKLEAMILVADAEHILIISGNGDVIEPDDGLAAIGSGGVYALSAARALSRHTDMSAVDIAEKSMKIASEICVYTNDHFVIKTIEK; encoded by the coding sequence ATGGAACTTAGAGGAACGACCATTCTGGCCGTGAGAGATGATAAAGGTTCAGCCATGGCCGGTGACGGTCAGGTAACTTTAGGTCAGGCCGTCGTAATGAAGCATTCCGCAGTCAAAGTAAGAACTCTTTTTCATGAAAAGGTCCTTGCAGGTTTTGCAGGTGCAACTGCTGATGCTTTCACCCTTTTTGAAAGATTTGAAGAAAAACTCGAAGCTCATGGCGGAAACCTTGTCCGCAGCGCAGTTGAGCTTGCAACTGACTGGCGTAAAGATAAATATCTTCGCAAACTTGAAGCAATGATTCTTGTTGCTGACGCCGAACACATTCTCATCATCAGCGGTAACGGAGACGTAATCGAACCTGACGATGGTCTTGCCGCTATCGGTTCAGGCGGCGTATACGCCCTTTCCGCAGCACGTGCACTTTCTCGCCACACTGACATGAGTGCCGTCGATATTGCTGAAAAATCAATGAAAATTGCCAGCGAAATCTGCGTTTATACTAACGATCACTTTGTTATCAAAACCATCGAAAAATAA
- a CDS encoding DUF2087 domain-containing protein, with amino-acid sequence MSKTVLPFVVEDISAFARSLRRQLDGVETIPTHVEMLNLLVKAGGFRNFQHFRAQHESFKILETPKSPAPELNLKLVKRLTRFFDEDGQLIRWPKKFSERMICLWIMWSRIPAKESFSEKEISDLLDKEHLFGDYALLRRELVDRGMMVRNAEGSQYKRLEVKPPLEALELLRYLHR; translated from the coding sequence ATGTCTAAAACTGTTTTGCCCTTTGTTGTAGAGGATATCTCTGCCTTTGCCCGTTCTCTTCGCCGTCAGCTTGATGGAGTTGAAACCATTCCCACCCATGTTGAAATGCTGAACCTGCTTGTTAAAGCCGGCGGGTTTCGTAATTTTCAGCATTTTCGCGCGCAGCACGAATCGTTTAAAATTCTTGAAACTCCTAAATCTCCTGCACCAGAGCTTAACCTCAAGCTGGTTAAACGGCTGACGCGTTTTTTTGATGAGGACGGGCAGCTCATTCGCTGGCCTAAAAAATTCAGTGAACGCATGATTTGTCTCTGGATTATGTGGTCGCGTATTCCTGCTAAAGAGTCTTTTTCTGAAAAAGAAATAAGTGATCTGCTTGATAAAGAGCATCTTTTCGGAGATTACGCTTTATTAAGGAGGGAACTTGTGGACAGAGGGATGATGGTTCGTAATGCGGAAGGGAGTCAGTATAAGCGGCTGGAAGTAAAGCCGCCTTTGGAAGCTTTAGAGCTGTTAAGGTATTTGCACCGTTAG
- a CDS encoding chloride channel protein, with protein MSPLLNFRIWKEIARSYRNISSFRWLLLGVLVGLFSGVLAVAFFAAVEYGKFFFLHKLAGVTLPAPAGEEIFHGPAGQLRTWVIPVCTMTVGLITGWLVNKFIPETVSGGTDGTDATIKCFHQGGGKMRPLIPIIKGITSIFTIATGGSAGREGPITQMGAGMGSWIAIKLNLSAKERRILLLAGAAGGLGAIFRAPLGGALTAVEVIYREDFESEAILPSVLSSVVSYSIFTMFYGSEPIFGIPRFVFHDPREMIFYIILAFACTFAGWMYIRTFRFIKYSIFSKIKDRLGLMWATGIGGLMMGLMGMLFPQVLSGGYGWLEMAMMGEIPILMMLAIIMGKTVATSMTIGSGMSGGMFAPALFVGGMTGGIVGQVANRFYPDIATQPGGYVLVGMAAFFAGVAKAPIGPLIMVCELTQGYGLLAPLMLASALCIVLGRNFSLYEHQVDNKFESPAHIEDSTINILEQLQVENYFKPGRVTTLEEGTTLIALRDIIANTNELYFPVKNEKGTITGILTIQNVRNHLFNQDLFDLILAKDLATKPATLMKDDDLYTALLKFVDTDYGQIPVVSEDDHNNIIGLLNRENVFRAYAKAIKELQED; from the coding sequence ATGAGCCCTCTTTTAAATTTTAGAATATGGAAGGAAATTGCACGATCATACAGAAATATCAGCTCGTTCAGGTGGCTTTTACTTGGTGTTCTGGTCGGTTTATTTTCAGGAGTTTTAGCTGTCGCTTTTTTTGCAGCAGTTGAATATGGAAAATTTTTCTTCTTACACAAACTTGCAGGTGTAACTTTACCGGCTCCTGCAGGCGAAGAAATTTTTCACGGCCCTGCCGGGCAGTTACGTACATGGGTCATCCCGGTATGCACAATGACAGTCGGATTAATCACCGGATGGCTGGTCAACAAATTCATACCTGAAACTGTCTCCGGTGGAACAGACGGAACAGATGCAACTATTAAGTGTTTCCATCAGGGCGGCGGAAAAATGCGCCCACTCATTCCCATTATCAAGGGGATCACTTCAATTTTCACAATTGCAACCGGCGGCAGTGCCGGACGCGAAGGCCCTATCACTCAAATGGGTGCAGGTATGGGGTCATGGATTGCCATAAAATTAAATCTGTCTGCCAAAGAACGCAGAATATTGCTTCTTGCCGGAGCTGCCGGAGGACTCGGAGCAATATTCCGAGCTCCGCTCGGAGGAGCACTAACCGCTGTAGAAGTTATCTACCGCGAAGATTTCGAATCAGAAGCGATTCTGCCTTCTGTTTTGTCTTCTGTTGTCTCTTACTCTATTTTCACAATGTTTTACGGATCAGAACCGATTTTCGGAATTCCGCGATTTGTCTTTCATGATCCCCGTGAAATGATCTTTTATATAATTCTGGCTTTTGCCTGCACCTTTGCAGGGTGGATGTACATACGCACATTCCGTTTCATTAAATATTCAATTTTCTCTAAAATTAAAGATCGTCTTGGTCTCATGTGGGCAACCGGAATCGGCGGCCTTATGATGGGTCTTATGGGAATGCTTTTCCCTCAGGTGCTCTCAGGCGGCTACGGCTGGCTGGAAATGGCAATGATGGGCGAAATCCCGATTCTGATGATGCTTGCAATTATCATGGGAAAAACAGTCGCAACATCCATGACCATAGGTTCAGGTATGAGCGGTGGTATGTTTGCTCCGGCATTATTTGTCGGCGGTATGACAGGCGGTATCGTCGGACAGGTTGCCAATAGATTTTACCCTGATATTGCCACGCAGCCCGGCGGATATGTACTTGTCGGCATGGCGGCGTTTTTCGCCGGGGTTGCAAAAGCTCCTATCGGACCGCTAATCATGGTTTGCGAGCTTACACAGGGTTACGGGCTGCTAGCCCCTCTGATGCTGGCTTCTGCCCTCTGCATTGTACTGGGACGCAATTTTTCTCTGTACGAACATCAGGTTGATAACAAATTTGAATCCCCTGCTCACATTGAGGATTCAACTATAAATATCCTTGAACAGCTTCAGGTTGAGAACTATTTCAAACCGGGCAGAGTCACTACTCTTGAAGAAGGAACAACTCTTATCGCTTTGAGAGATATCATCGCCAACACTAATGAGCTGTACTTCCCTGTTAAAAATGAAAAAGGCACAATCACAGGTATTTTGACAATTCAAAACGTCAGAAATCATCTTTTCAATCAGGATCTTTTCGACCTTATCCTTGCCAAGGATTTAGCAACAAAGCCTGCCACTTTGATGAAAGATGATGATCTGTACACTGCGCTGCTTAAATTCGTGGACACAGACTACGGGCAGATTCCAGTTGTATCTGAAGATGACCACAATAACATAATAGGTCTGCTTAATCGTGAAAACGTATTTAGAGCTTACGCGAAGGCAATCAAAGAGCTTCAAGAAGATTAG
- a CDS encoding bifunctional riboflavin kinase/FAD synthetase has protein sequence MIIARSIEEIQKIENGSCVTIGNFDGVHKGHQKLICSTCRKAKANGLVSVVVTFDPHPLRVLVNSKTPPFITLTKQKLELLALHEPDILLALNFTKEMASLSPEEFIKKYLIDTLSMKEMVVGYDYALGKGRSGNYEVLVALGRKYGYGIERLDPIIINDAVVSSSRIRDLVSEGNVWDVRPLLGRFYQVRGEVVHGMNRGGRLLGFPTANIKLEDELFPKSGVYAIRVEVDGMVKAGVANIGKNPTFGNDALSVEAHIFNFSDDIYGKNIRVHFIQRIRAERKFDGLDELKTRITKDIELAKSILSYPESQVRPGLHLTESGTGAC, from the coding sequence ATGATAATCGCCAGATCAATCGAAGAAATTCAAAAAATTGAAAACGGATCGTGTGTAACAATAGGTAACTTCGACGGAGTCCATAAAGGACACCAGAAACTTATTTGCAGCACATGCAGAAAGGCCAAAGCCAACGGTTTGGTCAGCGTTGTTGTAACCTTTGACCCGCATCCGCTCAGGGTACTGGTCAACAGTAAAACTCCGCCATTCATAACTCTCACCAAACAAAAGCTGGAACTTCTTGCTCTGCATGAGCCTGACATTCTTCTGGCTCTGAATTTTACTAAAGAGATGGCATCTCTATCTCCTGAAGAATTCATCAAAAAATATCTCATTGATACTCTTTCCATGAAAGAAATGGTCGTCGGGTATGACTACGCCTTGGGTAAAGGCCGTTCCGGCAATTATGAAGTGCTGGTCGCTCTAGGTCGCAAATACGGTTACGGAATTGAAAGGCTTGATCCGATTATTATTAATGATGCGGTCGTCAGCTCTTCGCGCATCAGGGACCTTGTAAGCGAAGGAAACGTCTGGGATGTTCGTCCGTTACTGGGCAGGTTCTACCAGGTTCGCGGGGAAGTTGTACACGGTATGAACCGCGGAGGCCGTCTTTTAGGATTCCCGACAGCTAATATCAAGCTTGAAGACGAGCTGTTTCCGAAGTCAGGAGTTTACGCCATCCGGGTAGAAGTGGATGGAATGGTCAAAGCAGGTGTTGCCAATATCGGTAAAAATCCGACTTTCGGTAATGACGCTCTATCTGTTGAAGCTCATATTTTCAACTTTTCCGATGACATCTACGGTAAAAATATCAGGGTTCACTTTATCCAGAGAATCCGTGCGGAACGCAAATTCGACGGCTTGGACGAATTGAAAACACGCATTACCAAAGATATTGAACTAGCTAAATCTATTCTCTCGTATCCGGAATCACAAGTCAGACCGGGTCTGCACCTGACAGAGTCAGGAACTGGAGCCTGTTAA
- a CDS encoding M48 family metallopeptidase has translation MFGEFTVSDEIKLGGEFNKMIHERMSVVLDPQIDDYIKNLVARVAHSMPPQPFPITSAVIDNNAMNAFAIPGGYIYIFTGLILNLKHESELAAVIGHELAHVALRHVARRMEKMKLVNIASMLGTLAGMMLGMSGGGNTAALGQAISMGSMAGAQSAYLTYTQQNEREADHLGMNFLVASGFNPTSMVDSFKEMKQRQWYVSNNNIPSYLSTHPGLNDRIDYLKQRFVRMPPDVFNRVDDDAQFHKIQTLIRARRTDPKVAMAHYENIPEASRTCLDHLGLGIILSRMKQDQDAEAAFQLANNECPNDPLILRETGRFYFTIGKMDKASPFLREAYLRSPTDAMTLFFIARIQAERKDYAQAIPTMRKVAEMVPHDQEILYHLGRILGESGDYFGAHEHLAYAALYGRDKQQALFHLKKAEGLAKTKEQKEQLRTLEETINPVEKDSDSKK, from the coding sequence ATGTTCGGTGAATTTACCGTGTCTGATGAAATTAAACTCGGCGGCGAGTTTAACAAAATGATTCACGAGAGAATGTCTGTTGTTCTTGATCCTCAAATTGACGACTATATTAAAAATCTTGTCGCCAGAGTTGCGCATTCAATGCCGCCGCAGCCATTTCCTATAACCTCTGCGGTTATTGACAATAATGCTATGAACGCCTTTGCCATTCCCGGCGGCTATATATACATTTTTACAGGTTTGATCCTTAATCTCAAACACGAGTCTGAACTCGCTGCCGTTATCGGTCATGAGCTTGCGCACGTTGCTTTAAGACATGTTGCAAGACGTATGGAAAAGATGAAACTGGTTAATATAGCCAGCATGCTGGGAACTCTCGCAGGGATGATGCTCGGCATGTCCGGCGGGGGTAATACCGCGGCTCTTGGACAGGCTATATCAATGGGCTCGATGGCAGGGGCTCAAAGTGCTTACCTAACCTACACACAACAAAATGAAAGAGAAGCTGACCATTTAGGCATGAATTTTCTGGTTGCATCAGGCTTTAACCCCACAAGCATGGTGGACAGCTTTAAAGAAATGAAACAGCGTCAGTGGTATGTAAGCAACAATAATATTCCTTCATATCTTTCCACTCACCCCGGACTAAATGACCGTATTGATTACCTTAAACAACGCTTTGTAAGAATGCCTCCAGATGTATTTAATCGCGTCGATGACGATGCTCAATTCCATAAAATTCAAACACTGATACGAGCTAGAAGAACTGATCCTAAAGTGGCTATGGCGCACTATGAGAATATACCTGAAGCCAGCAGGACATGCCTTGATCATTTAGGGCTCGGCATAATTCTTTCCCGCATGAAGCAGGACCAAGATGCGGAAGCAGCATTCCAGCTAGCTAACAATGAATGCCCGAATGACCCTTTAATCCTTCGGGAAACCGGACGCTTTTATTTCACCATAGGTAAAATGGACAAAGCATCCCCATTCCTGCGTGAAGCTTATTTAAGATCACCTACGGATGCTATGACCTTATTTTTCATCGCAAGAATTCAGGCTGAGCGTAAAGATTATGCTCAGGCAATACCCACAATGCGTAAAGTTGCTGAAATGGTTCCCCATGATCAGGAAATCCTTTACCATCTTGGGCGTATCCTCGGAGAATCCGGAGATTACTTCGGAGCGCACGAGCATCTTGCTTACGCCGCACTTTATGGAAGAGATAAACAACAAGCGTTATTTCATCTCAAAAAAGCTGAAGGTCTTGCTAAAACTAAAGAACAAAAAGAACAGCTTAGAACTCTTGAAGAAACGATAAATCCTGTTGAAAAAGACAGTGACAGTAAAAAATAG
- the rho gene encoding transcription termination factor Rho, whose protein sequence is MGQEQKTNNLNLTELKLKNMADLMDLATKFKVENPSGMRKQELIFGLLQGCAAQNGQIYGEGVLEVLPDGFGFLRSPTYSYMPGPDDIYVSPSQIRRFGLRKGDIISGQIRPPKEGERYFALLRVNEIGLEPPEHSRNLVLFDNLTPVYPDSRFNMENGPKNFTSRVIDILAPIGLGQRALLVAPPRTGKTMMLQNIANSINANHPDVDLIVLLIDERPEEVTDMARTVHAEVVSSTFDEPPQRHVQVTEMVLEKAKRLVERKRDVVILLDSITRLGRAYNAVTPSSGRVLSGGLDANAMQRPKRFFGAARNIEEGGSLTIIATALIDTGSRMDEVIFEEFKGTGNMDLYLDRKLAEKRVFPAIDINRSGTRKEELLLSPEVLNKVWILRKLLAPMNSIDSMEFLLDKMKGTKKNEDFFEMMGK, encoded by the coding sequence ATGGGCCAAGAACAAAAGACAAACAATCTGAATCTGACTGAATTGAAACTAAAGAACATGGCGGATCTTATGGATCTGGCTACCAAGTTCAAAGTTGAAAACCCAAGCGGTATGCGAAAGCAGGAATTAATATTCGGCCTGCTCCAAGGATGCGCAGCTCAAAACGGACAAATTTACGGAGAAGGAGTTCTTGAAGTCCTTCCCGATGGATTCGGTTTCCTGCGATCACCTACTTACAGCTACATGCCCGGACCGGATGATATTTATGTATCTCCATCTCAGATCAGGAGATTCGGTTTAAGAAAGGGCGACATTATTTCCGGGCAGATTCGTCCTCCTAAAGAGGGTGAAAGATACTTTGCCTTACTCAGGGTCAATGAAATAGGTTTAGAGCCTCCAGAACATTCCAGAAACCTTGTTCTTTTCGACAACCTTACTCCTGTTTACCCAGACAGCCGTTTCAACATGGAAAACGGTCCTAAGAATTTCACTTCAAGAGTTATCGACATTCTGGCTCCGATAGGCCTCGGGCAGCGCGCCCTGCTTGTTGCTCCTCCCCGCACAGGGAAGACAATGATGCTTCAGAATATTGCCAACTCCATCAATGCCAATCATCCGGATGTAGACCTCATAGTCCTCCTCATAGACGAACGTCCCGAAGAAGTTACAGACATGGCCAGAACAGTACACGCTGAAGTTGTCAGCTCTACTTTTGACGAGCCTCCGCAGCGTCATGTTCAGGTTACTGAAATGGTTCTCGAAAAAGCTAAACGGCTGGTTGAACGGAAAAGAGATGTTGTTATTCTTCTTGATTCAATCACCCGCCTCGGCAGAGCTTACAACGCAGTAACACCTTCTTCCGGCAGAGTTCTCTCCGGTGGTCTCGATGCTAACGCAATGCAGCGTCCTAAAAGATTTTTCGGAGCAGCCCGTAACATTGAAGAAGGCGGAAGTCTGACAATTATTGCAACAGCTTTGATTGATACAGGCTCAAGAATGGATGAAGTTATCTTTGAAGAGTTCAAAGGAACCGGTAACATGGATCTTTATCTTGACCGCAAACTTGCAGAAAAAAGAGTATTCCCTGCCATTGATATTAACCGCTCAGGAACACGTAAAGAAGAACTTCTTCTTTCTCCTGAAGTTCTTAACAAGGTCTGGATTCTCAGAAAGCTGCTTGCTCCGATGAACAGCATTGATTCCATGGAATTCCTTCTCGATAAAATGAAGGGAACCAAAAAGAATGAAGACTTTTTTGAAATGATGGGCAAATAA
- a CDS encoding CarD family transcriptional regulator has translation MFELNQLVVYPSQGVGKVERIESQEVSGSTAEFYIVRILSNNVTLMVPVFNAHNVGLRPVCSKQDGLGIYECLKDRSDFTGYTGQNWNRRYREYSEKLKSGDLQDVAYVLKELFLIGRDKELSFGERRLLEQAMGLVSMELSFALELDQDTVKEEINALFIDVLEKPDGTEESEEEES, from the coding sequence GTGTTCGAGTTAAACCAGCTTGTTGTCTACCCCTCACAGGGAGTAGGCAAAGTAGAACGTATTGAAAGTCAAGAAGTCAGTGGATCAACTGCCGAATTTTACATTGTCCGCATTCTAAGCAACAATGTAACCCTCATGGTCCCGGTTTTTAATGCTCATAATGTTGGGCTAAGACCTGTCTGCAGTAAGCAAGACGGCCTCGGAATATATGAATGTCTTAAAGACAGATCCGATTTCACCGGGTATACAGGGCAGAACTGGAACAGGCGGTACAGAGAATACTCTGAAAAACTTAAAAGCGGAGATCTTCAGGACGTTGCTTATGTTCTCAAGGAACTGTTCCTGATCGGCCGCGACAAAGAATTGTCATTTGGAGAACGCAGACTTCTTGAACAGGCTATGGGCCTTGTTTCCATGGAATTATCATTTGCACTGGAACTTGATCAGGACACTGTAAAAGAAGAAATCAACGCTTTATTCATTGATGTTTTGGAAAAACCTGACGGCACTGAAGAAAGCGAAGAAGAAGAATCTTAA
- the pth gene encoding aminoacyl-tRNA hydrolase — MEYKALIAGLGNPGSEYAATRHNVGFMTADALAELASSRKSMKYKNLGSSGNYELFSINIAGSNILVTKPLTYMNLSGNAVAAVCGKFSISVKDVIVIHDELDLPQGKMKFKRGGGNNGHRGLQSIQEVMNSPEFLRIRIGIGRPEFSSQVKDYVLEEFCPKELKTVKQMTEAVIKGLDVFFRRGQGPATQFMNTFEPDESLI, encoded by the coding sequence ATGGAATACAAAGCACTTATCGCAGGGCTTGGAAATCCAGGGTCTGAGTATGCCGCAACCAGACACAACGTCGGCTTTATGACCGCTGACGCACTGGCTGAGCTGGCTTCATCCAGAAAAAGTATGAAATATAAAAACCTCGGATCTTCCGGCAACTACGAACTTTTCAGCATCAACATCGCAGGCAGCAACATTCTCGTGACCAAACCGCTCACTTATATGAACCTCAGCGGGAATGCAGTTGCCGCAGTTTGCGGTAAATTTTCAATATCTGTAAAAGATGTGATTGTTATTCACGATGAACTTGATCTTCCGCAAGGGAAAATGAAGTTTAAACGTGGTGGTGGAAATAACGGACACAGAGGACTTCAGTCCATTCAGGAGGTGATGAACTCACCGGAATTCCTGAGAATACGGATAGGAATAGGAAGACCGGAATTTTCATCACAAGTTAAAGATTACGTGCTGGAAGAATTCTGTCCGAAAGAACTTAAAACAGTTAAGCAGATGACCGAAGCAGTTATTAAAGGTCTGGACGTGTTTTTCAGACGCGGTCAAGGACCGGCTACACAATTCATGAACACCTTTGAGCCAGATGAAAGCTTAATCTGA
- a CDS encoding 50S ribosomal protein L25 produces MSDKVTFVASKREKTGKGANRQLRNTGMIPAVFYSQEGEHMILAVKEIEFTKMYHKIGTTRIFSLEVDGKTYDSLIWKAEMDPVRPRINHVDFLGVSADKPLKVKVPVDMEGKAPGVKLGGVMTKYRDVLEVSCTAGSLPARIVVDINGMKVNQTVFVEDVKLEGDATINFNSNFALVRCVAGRKVVDEADAAEADSKKAKAKK; encoded by the coding sequence ATGTCTGATAAAGTAACTTTCGTAGCTTCAAAGCGCGAGAAAACTGGTAAAGGTGCCAATCGCCAGCTCCGTAACACCGGAATGATTCCTGCTGTATTTTATTCACAGGAAGGCGAACACATGATTCTCGCTGTTAAAGAAATTGAATTCACAAAGATGTACCACAAGATCGGTACAACTCGTATATTCAGTCTCGAAGTTGACGGCAAAACCTACGACTCTTTGATTTGGAAAGCAGAAATGGATCCAGTTCGTCCTCGTATCAATCACGTTGACTTTCTCGGTGTATCTGCAGACAAACCTTTGAAAGTAAAAGTTCCTGTTGATATGGAAGGAAAAGCACCAGGTGTAAAACTTGGTGGTGTTATGACTAAGTATCGTGACGTTCTTGAAGTTTCATGTACAGCTGGAAGTCTACCTGCACGCATCGTCGTAGACATCAACGGCATGAAAGTTAACCAGACTGTTTTTGTTGAAGATGTTAAACTTGAAGGTGACGCAACCATCAACTTTAATAGCAACTTCGCTCTTGTTCGCTGCGTAGCCGGCAGAAAAGTTGTCGACGAAGCAGATGCTGCTGAAGCTGACAGTAAGAAAGCAAAAGCTAAAAAATAG
- a CDS encoding ribose-phosphate diphosphokinase — MNGELKIISGSANPSLSEAICDHLGSRLTPCLREMFSDGEIRIEIQDNVRGCDVFVVQPTCNPVNFNFMELCLMLDALKRASARRITAVIPYYGYARQDRKVSPRAPISAKLVADFLTVAGMQRMITIDLHAGQIQGFFNLPVDNIYAAPILLEELRHRKEDMVMVSPDAGGTERARAYAKRLGAGLAIVDKRRDAPNQAQAMNVIGEVSGKTCVVMDDMIDTAGTICQAAKVLMEHGAKEVIACATHPVLSGPAIDRLCAAPFSEVIVTNTLPVPEEKLKCGKIKVLSVAGLLAKCIHNVHTESSVSVLFV; from the coding sequence ATGAACGGTGAACTCAAAATTATCAGCGGCTCGGCAAATCCGTCGCTTTCAGAAGCAATCTGTGACCATCTCGGCAGCCGTCTTACTCCATGTCTGCGTGAAATGTTCAGCGACGGCGAAATTCGCATTGAAATTCAGGACAATGTACGTGGTTGTGACGTTTTCGTTGTTCAGCCCACATGCAATCCTGTCAACTTTAATTTCATGGAATTATGCCTCATGCTTGACGCGTTAAAACGCGCAAGTGCACGCAGAATTACTGCCGTTATTCCTTACTACGGTTATGCAAGACAGGATAGAAAAGTTTCTCCCCGTGCTCCTATCAGTGCAAAACTTGTTGCAGACTTTTTGACTGTAGCCGGTATGCAGCGTATGATCACAATCGATTTGCATGCAGGTCAGATTCAGGGATTTTTCAACCTTCCTGTTGATAATATTTATGCTGCCCCTATTCTTCTTGAAGAATTACGCCATCGCAAAGAGGACATGGTTATGGTTTCCCCTGATGCAGGCGGAACCGAACGTGCCAGAGCTTACGCAAAACGCCTCGGTGCAGGACTTGCAATCGTTGACAAACGTCGCGATGCGCCAAATCAGGCACAGGCAATGAACGTAATCGGAGAAGTATCAGGAAAGACCTGCGTTGTTATGGATGACATGATCGACACAGCAGGAACCATATGTCAGGCCGCCAAAGTACTGATGGAACATGGAGCTAAGGAAGTAATCGCCTGCGCTACACATCCAGTTCTTTCCGGACCTGCAATTGACAGACTTTGTGCTGCACCTTTTTCCGAGGTAATAGTAACAAACACACTGCCTGTCCCAGAAGAGAAACTTAAATGCGGTAAGATTAAAGTACTGTCAGTAGCAGGACTGCTTGCCAAATGCATTCATAACGTTCACACCGAATCTTCGGTCAGCGTTCTCTTCGTTTAA
- the ispE gene encoding 4-(cytidine 5'-diphospho)-2-C-methyl-D-erythritol kinase translates to MNNTATILTAPAKVNLYLKIVGKREDGYHELDTLFLPFPALADTLAITEKAEGCSIHCEDFDLPAEDNLIYKAWDKYAQATGFRPGLHIELTKKTPTGAGLGGGSSDAATMLRFLNSHPHSPGMEHEALNALAAGLGADVPFFLLDGPAWAKGIGEILTPCEVDLSGLTALLVCPDVHVNTAWAYKAWSGVVRTENLQKTNPFYLTTFDSSNNKASSKTRVTLFNDFEQVVLPEFSVIRQTKEFLLKNGANGAVMSGSGASIISFFKDRTLAQKVSSELKADNVPSVIHYFS, encoded by the coding sequence ATGAACAATACAGCAACAATTCTTACAGCTCCGGCAAAGGTGAACCTCTACCTCAAAATTGTCGGAAAAAGGGAAGACGGCTACCATGAGCTGGATACTCTTTTTCTTCCTTTTCCTGCGCTTGCAGACACGCTTGCAATAACTGAAAAGGCTGAAGGCTGTTCAATTCACTGTGAGGATTTTGATCTTCCGGCGGAAGACAACCTCATTTATAAAGCATGGGATAAATATGCACAGGCTACCGGCTTCAGACCGGGGCTGCATATAGAATTGACTAAAAAAACGCCCACAGGCGCTGGGCTCGGAGGAGGCAGTTCTGACGCGGCAACAATGCTGCGCTTTCTGAACTCGCATCCGCACAGCCCCGGCATGGAGCATGAGGCTCTGAATGCTCTTGCCGCTGGTCTTGGTGCTGACGTTCCGTTTTTCCTGCTGGACGGCCCAGCATGGGCAAAAGGGATCGGTGAAATTCTCACCCCTTGTGAAGTTGACCTTTCCGGCCTGACAGCATTACTTGTCTGCCCGGATGTACATGTAAATACAGCATGGGCGTACAAAGCTTGGAGCGGAGTTGTCCGCACTGAAAATTTGCAAAAAACAAATCCATTTTACTTGACAACATTCGACAGTAGTAATAATAAAGCGTCCTCCAAAACGAGGGTAACTTTGTTTAACGATTTTGAGCAAGTTGTTCTTCCTGAGTTTTCTGTGATAAGACAAACAAAGGAATTTTTGCTTAAAAACGGAGCAAACGGAGCAGTCATGAGCGGAAGCGGAGCAAGCATCATATCCTTCTTTAAAGATAGAACGTTAGCTCAGAAAGTTTCTTCCGAATTAAAAGCTGATAATGTACCTTCTGTTATTCATTATTTTTCTTAA